A part of Zonotrichia leucophrys gambelii isolate GWCS_2022_RI chromosome 7, RI_Zleu_2.0, whole genome shotgun sequence genomic DNA contains:
- the MAP2 gene encoding microtubule-associated protein 2 isoform X11, translating to MAEDRKDEAKAPHWTSGQLTEASSHPHSPEMKDQGGASAGLVRSANGFPYREEEELRLGSHEQPGTYAQTKENGINGELSSGSRETAEEVSARIVQVVTAEAVAVLKGEQEKEAQHKDQPGSLPLAVEESANLPPSPPPSPASEQTGVLEEDLLAATKMEFRVQEGTCPFAAEPLDTKQRESGKDSKTVEQPKYDALVPQSAKTETTDEKDSESKDKVLSPPSEWMLKTDSQMKGEASFAEPAAKPPAPQEQEHLSSQLPEVSRAEERTAGVPSSTNQVMGIKFEDNLKDIQGGAISYGESSLLLPEPKAEAAKSELPSGPSPALPQELSLKDSFKTHQEPTDQLFAKDLSKDEQIHRDRTLSLQEVSAVTVDGLKTPSTPKIPPWGEEKDLTKDESDEEERYDFYDKGEAQLLDERKMTTKSEVKTPPPDKTDIEKDGEAKKLPDTLKAEKETDQSGLSAADVKKEVQQSTQVPPAKLSHELSHEKTAEHPDTAQLSRVTEKAPEAPGLTTEKTPTLEASQEKDVKKDTEEDKASLAAPHQMKEEEDQSGMSKYFETSALKEEAFKADGLKQSSDYYELSDTKESKYEPYQRGPLIPEDEEEEEEEELNQQQNVHAREMGYSTLAQSYTPDTSEEPSSPTERMFTIDPKVYGDKRELHSKNKDDLTLSRSLGLGGRSAIEQRSMSINLPMSCLDSIALGFSFGRAHDLSPLASDILTNTSGSMDEGDDYLPATTPAVEKAPCFPIESREEDEHTEEEKVTVEEKVQPETLAEPSFQAKDYYKNGAVLAPDLPEMLDLAGTRSRLASVSADAEVAQKKPVPADTVVEDSSTTLPPVTNENHVILKAESQLEDLGYCVFNKYTVPLPSPVQDSENLTSETCPFYEGTDEKLRRGLAPDLSLIEVKLAAAEKSKEDFLSERDLGQHGESTLVRNFEEEKKEKLDTVLEKSEDQVDSKEVCPIKGAEPEKTRAEAVLERKEESVASKVHLPADTMYDRISSSEIAIEKDSICLLLEKEKTLSVVHEIAEIADIELEPPIKPDYNAIKHDMEVAARRADQEYQSKLDTKISEVVSLPSGKDKTSLKKAEPEPKDAQQKEETIFSREAKDADVLSKTEPSYAKDSTKLSEIEIKEKVTKPDLVHQEAVDKEESYESSGEHDQAQESLNGESVKPEDVKAEQPKPPVSGEEMPTQLPAKGASVEPLLPKAEPLQEEPAEIQMESIPQLIEGAEETLDRAVKPTETQKLLPCELAAGALKEEEYEEEEVEAGQEAKEEDKQHLASEMPPEFGEPAAEEMGAKGSPEALPELKGIIESVVTVEDDFITVVQTTVDEGESASHSVRFAATQQEDIETGDSQAEEELDVEEVEIEPKEGSREAPASPQREEILLTNYKTETCDDYKDETTIDDSIMDTDSLWADTQDDDRSIMTEQLETVPKEEKAERELRRSSLDKHKKEKPFKTGRGRISTPERKIAKKEPSTLSRDEVRRKKVYKKAELAKKTEVQGHSPSRKIILKPAIKYTRPTHLSCVKRKQTAAGGETNQAPAVFKQAKEKLSDGVSKSPEKRSSLPRPSSILPPRRGVSGDRDREENSLSLTSSLSSSVRRTTRSEPIRSRTGKSGTSTPTTPGSTAITPGTPPSYASRTPGTPGTPSYSRTPHTPGTPKSAILVPTEKKVAIIRTPPKSPATPKQLRVINQPLPDLKNVRSKIGSTDNIKYQPKGGQVQIVTKKIDLSHVTSKCGSLKNIHHKPGGGRVKIESVKLDFKEKAQAKVGSLENAHHVPGGGNVKIDSQKLNFREHAKARVDHGAEIITQSPGRSSMASPRRLSNVSSSGSINLLESPQLATLAEDVTAALAKQGL from the exons ATTTACTTGCAGCCACGAAGATGGAATTCCGTGTCCAGGAGGGCACATGCCCTTTTGCAGCAGAACCATTAGACACAAAGCAACGTGAATCTGGGAAGGACAGTAAGACTGTTGAGCAGCCTAAATATGATGCCTTAGTTCCACAGTCAGCAAAAACAGAGACTACAGATGAAAAGGATTCAGAGAGCAAAGACAAAGTGCTTTCACCTCCATCAGAATGGATGTTGAAAACTGATTCACAGATGAAAGGGGAAGCCAGTTTTGCAGAACCTGCTGCTAAGCCTCCTGCTCCTCAAGAACAAGAGCACTTGTCATCTCAGCTGCCTGAAGTGAGCAGGGCGGAAGAAAGGACTGCAGGTGTGCCCTCATCAACCAACCAAGTTATGGGAATCAAATTTGAAGACAACCTCAAAGATATCCAGGGTGGTGCCATCAGCTATGGGGAAAGTTCTCTATTGCTACCAGAACCCAAGGCAGAAGCAGCCAAAAGTGAACTTCCTTCAGGCccatctcctgctctcccccagGAGCTTTCACTCAAAGACAGTTTCAAAACACATCAGGAACCTACTGACCAACTGTTTGCCAAAGATCTCAGTAAAGATGAACAGATCCACAGAGACAGGACATTATCTCTCCAGGAAGTCTCAGCAGTAACTGTAGATGGATTGAAAACTCcaagcaccccaaaaatccctccatggggagaggaaaaggactTGACTAAGGATGAGAGTGATGAGGAAGAAAGGTACGACTTCTATGATAAAGGGGAGGCTCAGCTATTAGATGAGCGTAAAATGACCACAAAATCAGAAGTTAAGACACCTCCCCCAGACAAAACAGACATTGAAAAGGATGGTGAAGCTAAAAAATTACCTGATACtctcaaagcagaaaaagaaacagaccaaagtgggctctcagcagcagaTGTGAAAAAGGAGGTGCAGCAAAGCACACAGGTACCCCCAGCTAAGTTAAGCCATGAACTGAGTCATGAGAAAACAGCAGAGCACCCTGATACCGCTCAGTTATCCAGAGTAACAGAGAAAGCCCCTGAGGCACCAGGTTTAACCACTGAGAAGACTCCTACTCTAGAAGCTTCTCAAGAGAAAGATGTTAAAAAAGATACTGAGGAGGATAAGGCAAGTCTTGCTGCTCCTCATCAAatgaaggaagaggaggatcaGTCAGGAATGTCAAAGTATTTTGAAACCTCTGCTCTGAAAGAGGAAGCCTTCAAAGCAGATGGTCTGAAACAAAGCAGTGATTACTATGAGCTAAGTGACACTAAAGAGAGTAAATATGAGCCTTATCAGAGAGGTCCTCTAATACCTgaagatgaagaggaggaggaagaggaagaattaAATCAGCAGCAGAATGTGCATGCTCGTGAAATGGGGTACAGTACCCTGGCTCAGAGCTATACACCAGACACATCTGAAGAACCCAGTTCTCCAACAGAAAGAATGTTCACTATTGACCCCAAAGTCTATGGGGATAAGAGAGAACTtcacagtaaaaataaagatgaCCTAACTCTGAGCAGGAGCTTGGGACTTGGGGGAAGATCTGCCATTGAACAGAGAAGTATGTCTATTAACTTGCCCATGTCCTGTCTGGATTCAATAGCCCTAGGATTTAGTTTTGGTCGTGCACACGATCTTTCTCCCCTCGCTTCAGATATTCTAACTAACACTAGTGGAAGTATGGATGAAGGTGATGACTACTTGCCAGCAACCACACCAGCAGTGGAGAAGGCCCCCTGCTTCCCCATTGAAAGTAGAGAGGAGGATGAGcacacagaagaagaaaaagtgacGGTagaagaaaaagtccagcctgAGACCTTGGCTGAACCATCTTTCCAGGCCAAAGATTACTACAAAAATGGGGCTGTCCTGGCTCCTGACCTGCCTGAAATGTTAGACTTGGCAGGGACAAGATCTAGATTAGCCTCTGTGAGTGCAGATGCTGAGGTGGCACAGAAGAAGCCAGTTCCTGCTGACACTGTTGTGGAAGACAGCAGCACAACCCTGCCACCTGTGACAAATGAAAACCATGTAATTCTGAAAGCTGAAAGCCAGCTGGAAGACTTGGGCTACTGTGTTTTCAATAAGTACACAGTACCACTCCCCTCCCCAGTTCAGGACAGTGAGAATTTAACAAGTGAAACCTGTCCCTTCTACGAAGGCACAGACGAAAAACTGAGACGTGGCCTTGCTCCTGACTTGTCTTTAATAGAAGTgaagctggcagctgctgaaaaatcaaaagaagACTTCCTCAGTGAAAGAGATTTAGGTCAGCATGGTGAGTCCACTCTGGTGAGGAACtttgaagaggagaaaaaagagaaactggATACTGTGCTAGAAAAAAGTGAAGATCAAGTTGACTCTAAAGAGGTCTGTCCCATTAAAGGAGCAGAACCAGAGAAGACAAGAGCTGAGGCAGTgttagaaaggaaagaagaaagtgtGGCTAGTAAAGTTCATTTACCTGCTGACACAATGTATGACAGAATTTCTTCTTCAGAGATAGCAATAGAAAAGGATTCTATTTGTTTGTTGTTGGAGAAGGAGAAGACTCTTAGTGTTGTTCATGAAATAGCTGAGATAGCTGATATAGAACTAGAGCCTCCAATTAAACCAGATTACAATGCTATTAAGCATGATATGGAGGTAGCTGCAAGGAGAGCTGACCAAGAATATCAGAGTAAGTTAGACACTAAGATCAGTGAGGTTGTTTCTCTTCCATCAGGGAAGGACAAAACCTCTCTTAAAAAAGCGGAGCCTGAACCCAAAGACGCTCAGCAGAAAGAAGAGACCATCTTCTCCAGAGAAGCAAAGGATGCAGATGTACTTTCCAAGACTGAGCCTAGTTATGCAAAGGACAGCACCAAACTGtcagaaatagaaattaaagaaaaagtaacTAAGCCGGATCTGGTACATCAAGAGGCAGTTGATAAGGAGGAATCTTATGAATCTAGTGGAGAGCATGATCAAGCCCAAGAAAGTTTAAATGGAGAATCTGTGAAACCAGAGGATGTCAAAGCAGAACAACCAAAACCTCCCGTGTCTGGGGAAGAGATGCCTACACAGCTACCAGCTAAGGGGGCTTCTGTGGAGCCCCTCTTGCCAAAAGCTGAGCCTCTCCAGGAGGAGCCTGCTGAGATTCAGATGGAGAGCATACCACAACTCATAGAAGGAGCTGAAGAGACTCTTGATAGAGCTGTGAAACCTACAGAAACCCaaaagctgctgccatgtgaactggcagctggagctctgaaagaggaagaatatgaggaagaagaggtggaAGCAGGGcaagaagcaaaagaagaggATAAACAGCATCTTGCATCAGAAATGCCCCCAGAGTTTGGTGAGcctgctgcagaggaaatgGGAGCCAAGGGTAGCCCAGAAGCCCTGCCTGAGCTGAAAGGCATTATTGAATCTGTGGTGACAGTGGAGGATGACTTCATCACAGTGGTGCAGACAACAGTTGATGAGGGTGAATCTGCCTCTCACAGCGTGCGCTTTGCTGCCACTCAGCAGGAAGACATTGAAACAGGAGACTCCcaggctgaggaggagctggatgtTGAAGAAGTGGAGATTGAGCCCAAGGAAGGCTCCCGAGAGGCTCCTGCTTCaccccagagagaagaaatcCTGCTCACTAACTACAAAACAGAGACGTGTGATGATTACAAAGATGAAACAACAATTGATGACTCCATCATGGACACAGACAGTCTCTGGGCAGACACTCAAG ATGATGATAGGAGCATCATGACTGAACAGTTAGAGACTGTTCCTAaagaggagaaagcagaaagagaatTGAGAAGATCATCTCTTGATAAGcataaaaaagagaaaccttTTAAAACTGGGAGAGGCAGGATTTCTActcctgaaaggaaaatagCTAAAAAGGAACCTAGCACACTCTCCAGAGATgaagtgagaaggaaaaaag TGTATAAGAAAGCTGAACTTGCTAAAAAAACTGAAGTTCAGGGCCACTCTCCctccaggaaaataattttaaaacctgCTATCAAATATACTAGACCAACTCATCTCTCCTGTGTTAAACGGAAGCAGACAG CAGCAGGTGGTGAAACAAACCAGGCTCCTGCTGTATTTaaacaagcaaaggaaaaactcTCA GATGGAGTAAGCAAGAGCCCCGAGAAGCGTTCATCTCTGCCAAGGCCttcctccatcctccctcctcGGCGAGGTGTTTCaggagacagagacagagaggAGAACTCCCTGTCCCTCACATCTTCGCTCTCCTCCTCAGTACGACGGACTACCC GATCAGAGCCAATTCGTAGCAGAACGGGAAAAAGTGGAACTTCTACCCCCACTACTCCTGGCTCCACTGCCATCACTCCAGGGACACCACCAAGCTATGCCTCCCGTACCCCAGGCACTCCAGGGACACCCAGTTACTCCAGAACTCCCCACActcctgggacccccaaatctgCAATACTGGTACCTACTGAGAAAAAAGTTGCCATAATTCGCACTCCTCCTAAATCTCCAGCCACTCCAAAGCAGCTACGAGTTATTAATCAGCCTCTACCTGACCTCAAGAATGTCAGGTCCAAAATTGGGTCAACAGATAATATCAAATACCAGCCTAAAGGAGGGCAG GTACAAATTGTAACCAAGAAGATTGACTTGAGTCATGTGACTTCTAAGTGTGGCTCGCTCAAGAATATCCACCACAAACCAG GAGGTGGGCGTGTGAAAATTGAGAGTGTGAAACTGgatttcaaagaaaaagctCAGGCTAAAGTTGGTTCACTGGAAAATGCCCACCATGTACCTGGTGGTGGTAACGTCAAG aTTGACAGCCAGAAGCTGAACTTCAGAGAGCACGCCAAGGCCCGTGTTGACCACGGGGCTGAGATCATCACGCAGTCACCGGGCAGGTCCAGCATGGCCTCGCCACGCAGACTCAGCAACGTCTCATCCTCCGGAAGCATCAACCTGCTTGAATCACCCCAGCTTGCTACCCTTGCTGAAGATGTCACAGCAGCCCTTGCCAAGCAGGGGTTATGA
- the MAP2 gene encoding microtubule-associated protein 2 isoform X24 encodes MAEDRKDEAKAPHWTSGQLTEASSHPHSPEMKDQGGASAGLVRSANGFPYREEEELRLGSHEQPGTYAQTKENGINGELSSGSRETAEEVSARIVQVVTAEAVAVLKGEQEKEAQHKDQPGSLPLVEESANLPPSPPPSPASEQTGVLEEDLLAATKMEFRVQEGTCPFAAEPLDTKQRESGKDSKTVEQPKYDALVPQSAKTETTDEKDSESKDKVLSPPSEWMLKTDSQMKGEASFAEPAAKPPAPQEQEHLSSQLPEVSRAEERTAGVPSSTNQVMGIKFEDNLKDIQGGAISYGESSLLLPEPKAEAAKSELPSGPSPALPQELSLKDSFKTHQEPTDQLFAKDLSKDEQIHRDRTLSLQEVSAVTVDGLKTPSTPKIPPWGEEKDLTKDESDEEERYDFYDKGEAQLLDERKMTTKSEVKTPPPDKTDIEKDGEAKKLPDTLKAEKETDQSGLSAADVKKEVQQSTQVPPAKLSHELSHEKTAEHPDTAQLSRVTEKAPEAPGLTTEKTPTLEASQEKDVKKDTEEDKASLAAPHQMKEEEDQSGMSKYFETSALKEEAFKADGLKQSSDYYELSDTKESKYEPYQRGPLIPEDEEEEEEEELNQQQNVHAREMGYSTLAQSYTPDTSEEPSSPTERMFTIDPKVYGDKRELHSKNKDDLTLSRSLGLGGRSAIEQRSMSINLPMSCLDSIALGFSFGRAHDLSPLASDILTNTSGSMDEGDDYLPATTPAVEKAPCFPIESREEDEHTEEEKVTVEEKVQPETLAEPSFQAKDYYKNGAVLAPDLPEMLDLAGTRSRLASVSADAEVAQKKPVPADTVVEDSSTTLPPVTNENHVILKAESQLEDLGYCVFNKYTVPLPSPVQDSENLTSETCPFYEGTDEKLRRGLAPDLSLIEVKLAAAEKSKEDFLSERDLGQHGESTLVRNFEEEKKEKLDTVLEKSEDQVDSKEVCPIKGAEPEKTRAEAVLERKEESVASKVHLPADTMYDRISSSEIAIEKDSICLLLEKEKTLSVVHEIAEIADIELEPPIKPDYNAIKHDMEVAARRADQEYQSKLDTKISEVVSLPSGKDKTSLKKAEPEPKDAQQKEETIFSREAKDADVLSKTEPSYAKDSTKLSEIEIKEKVTKPDLVHQEAVDKEESYESSGEHDQAQESLNGESVKPEDVKAEQPKPPVSGEEMPTQLPAKGASVEPLLPKAEPLQEEPAEIQMESIPQLIEGAEETLDRAVKPTETQKLLPCELAAGALKEEEYEEEEVEAGQEAKEEDKQHLASEMPPEFGEPAAEEMGAKGSPEALPELKGIIESVVTVEDDFITVVQTTVDEGESASHSVRFAATQQEDIETGDSQAEEELDVEEVEIEPKEGSREAPASPQREEILLTNYKTETCDDYKDETTIDDSIMDTDSLWADTQDDDRSIMTEQLETVPKEEKAERELRRSSLDKHKKEKPFKTGRGRISTPERKIAKKEPSTLSRDEVRRKKAVYKKAELAKKTEVQGHSPSRKIILKPAIKYTRPTHLSCVKRKQTAGGETNQAPAVFKQAKEKLSDGVSKSPEKRSSLPRPSSILPPRRGVSGDRDREENSLSLTSSLSSSVRRTTRSEPIRSRTGKSGTSTPTTPGSTAITPGTPPSYASRTPGTPGTPSYSRTPHTPGTPKSAILVPTEKKVAIIRTPPKSPATPKQLRVINQPLPDLKNVRSKIGSTDNIKYQPKGGQVQIVTKKIDLSHVTSKCGSLKNIHHKPGGGRVKIESVKLDFKEKAQAKVGSLENAHHVPGGGNVKIDSQKLNFREHAKARVDHGAEIITQSPGRSSMASPRRLSNVSSSGSINLLESPQLATLAEDVTAALAKQGL; translated from the exons ATTTACTTGCAGCCACGAAGATGGAATTCCGTGTCCAGGAGGGCACATGCCCTTTTGCAGCAGAACCATTAGACACAAAGCAACGTGAATCTGGGAAGGACAGTAAGACTGTTGAGCAGCCTAAATATGATGCCTTAGTTCCACAGTCAGCAAAAACAGAGACTACAGATGAAAAGGATTCAGAGAGCAAAGACAAAGTGCTTTCACCTCCATCAGAATGGATGTTGAAAACTGATTCACAGATGAAAGGGGAAGCCAGTTTTGCAGAACCTGCTGCTAAGCCTCCTGCTCCTCAAGAACAAGAGCACTTGTCATCTCAGCTGCCTGAAGTGAGCAGGGCGGAAGAAAGGACTGCAGGTGTGCCCTCATCAACCAACCAAGTTATGGGAATCAAATTTGAAGACAACCTCAAAGATATCCAGGGTGGTGCCATCAGCTATGGGGAAAGTTCTCTATTGCTACCAGAACCCAAGGCAGAAGCAGCCAAAAGTGAACTTCCTTCAGGCccatctcctgctctcccccagGAGCTTTCACTCAAAGACAGTTTCAAAACACATCAGGAACCTACTGACCAACTGTTTGCCAAAGATCTCAGTAAAGATGAACAGATCCACAGAGACAGGACATTATCTCTCCAGGAAGTCTCAGCAGTAACTGTAGATGGATTGAAAACTCcaagcaccccaaaaatccctccatggggagaggaaaaggactTGACTAAGGATGAGAGTGATGAGGAAGAAAGGTACGACTTCTATGATAAAGGGGAGGCTCAGCTATTAGATGAGCGTAAAATGACCACAAAATCAGAAGTTAAGACACCTCCCCCAGACAAAACAGACATTGAAAAGGATGGTGAAGCTAAAAAATTACCTGATACtctcaaagcagaaaaagaaacagaccaaagtgggctctcagcagcagaTGTGAAAAAGGAGGTGCAGCAAAGCACACAGGTACCCCCAGCTAAGTTAAGCCATGAACTGAGTCATGAGAAAACAGCAGAGCACCCTGATACCGCTCAGTTATCCAGAGTAACAGAGAAAGCCCCTGAGGCACCAGGTTTAACCACTGAGAAGACTCCTACTCTAGAAGCTTCTCAAGAGAAAGATGTTAAAAAAGATACTGAGGAGGATAAGGCAAGTCTTGCTGCTCCTCATCAAatgaaggaagaggaggatcaGTCAGGAATGTCAAAGTATTTTGAAACCTCTGCTCTGAAAGAGGAAGCCTTCAAAGCAGATGGTCTGAAACAAAGCAGTGATTACTATGAGCTAAGTGACACTAAAGAGAGTAAATATGAGCCTTATCAGAGAGGTCCTCTAATACCTgaagatgaagaggaggaggaagaggaagaattaAATCAGCAGCAGAATGTGCATGCTCGTGAAATGGGGTACAGTACCCTGGCTCAGAGCTATACACCAGACACATCTGAAGAACCCAGTTCTCCAACAGAAAGAATGTTCACTATTGACCCCAAAGTCTATGGGGATAAGAGAGAACTtcacagtaaaaataaagatgaCCTAACTCTGAGCAGGAGCTTGGGACTTGGGGGAAGATCTGCCATTGAACAGAGAAGTATGTCTATTAACTTGCCCATGTCCTGTCTGGATTCAATAGCCCTAGGATTTAGTTTTGGTCGTGCACACGATCTTTCTCCCCTCGCTTCAGATATTCTAACTAACACTAGTGGAAGTATGGATGAAGGTGATGACTACTTGCCAGCAACCACACCAGCAGTGGAGAAGGCCCCCTGCTTCCCCATTGAAAGTAGAGAGGAGGATGAGcacacagaagaagaaaaagtgacGGTagaagaaaaagtccagcctgAGACCTTGGCTGAACCATCTTTCCAGGCCAAAGATTACTACAAAAATGGGGCTGTCCTGGCTCCTGACCTGCCTGAAATGTTAGACTTGGCAGGGACAAGATCTAGATTAGCCTCTGTGAGTGCAGATGCTGAGGTGGCACAGAAGAAGCCAGTTCCTGCTGACACTGTTGTGGAAGACAGCAGCACAACCCTGCCACCTGTGACAAATGAAAACCATGTAATTCTGAAAGCTGAAAGCCAGCTGGAAGACTTGGGCTACTGTGTTTTCAATAAGTACACAGTACCACTCCCCTCCCCAGTTCAGGACAGTGAGAATTTAACAAGTGAAACCTGTCCCTTCTACGAAGGCACAGACGAAAAACTGAGACGTGGCCTTGCTCCTGACTTGTCTTTAATAGAAGTgaagctggcagctgctgaaaaatcaaaagaagACTTCCTCAGTGAAAGAGATTTAGGTCAGCATGGTGAGTCCACTCTGGTGAGGAACtttgaagaggagaaaaaagagaaactggATACTGTGCTAGAAAAAAGTGAAGATCAAGTTGACTCTAAAGAGGTCTGTCCCATTAAAGGAGCAGAACCAGAGAAGACAAGAGCTGAGGCAGTgttagaaaggaaagaagaaagtgtGGCTAGTAAAGTTCATTTACCTGCTGACACAATGTATGACAGAATTTCTTCTTCAGAGATAGCAATAGAAAAGGATTCTATTTGTTTGTTGTTGGAGAAGGAGAAGACTCTTAGTGTTGTTCATGAAATAGCTGAGATAGCTGATATAGAACTAGAGCCTCCAATTAAACCAGATTACAATGCTATTAAGCATGATATGGAGGTAGCTGCAAGGAGAGCTGACCAAGAATATCAGAGTAAGTTAGACACTAAGATCAGTGAGGTTGTTTCTCTTCCATCAGGGAAGGACAAAACCTCTCTTAAAAAAGCGGAGCCTGAACCCAAAGACGCTCAGCAGAAAGAAGAGACCATCTTCTCCAGAGAAGCAAAGGATGCAGATGTACTTTCCAAGACTGAGCCTAGTTATGCAAAGGACAGCACCAAACTGtcagaaatagaaattaaagaaaaagtaacTAAGCCGGATCTGGTACATCAAGAGGCAGTTGATAAGGAGGAATCTTATGAATCTAGTGGAGAGCATGATCAAGCCCAAGAAAGTTTAAATGGAGAATCTGTGAAACCAGAGGATGTCAAAGCAGAACAACCAAAACCTCCCGTGTCTGGGGAAGAGATGCCTACACAGCTACCAGCTAAGGGGGCTTCTGTGGAGCCCCTCTTGCCAAAAGCTGAGCCTCTCCAGGAGGAGCCTGCTGAGATTCAGATGGAGAGCATACCACAACTCATAGAAGGAGCTGAAGAGACTCTTGATAGAGCTGTGAAACCTACAGAAACCCaaaagctgctgccatgtgaactggcagctggagctctgaaagaggaagaatatgaggaagaagaggtggaAGCAGGGcaagaagcaaaagaagaggATAAACAGCATCTTGCATCAGAAATGCCCCCAGAGTTTGGTGAGcctgctgcagaggaaatgGGAGCCAAGGGTAGCCCAGAAGCCCTGCCTGAGCTGAAAGGCATTATTGAATCTGTGGTGACAGTGGAGGATGACTTCATCACAGTGGTGCAGACAACAGTTGATGAGGGTGAATCTGCCTCTCACAGCGTGCGCTTTGCTGCCACTCAGCAGGAAGACATTGAAACAGGAGACTCCcaggctgaggaggagctggatgtTGAAGAAGTGGAGATTGAGCCCAAGGAAGGCTCCCGAGAGGCTCCTGCTTCaccccagagagaagaaatcCTGCTCACTAACTACAAAACAGAGACGTGTGATGATTACAAAGATGAAACAACAATTGATGACTCCATCATGGACACAGACAGTCTCTGGGCAGACACTCAAG ATGATGATAGGAGCATCATGACTGAACAGTTAGAGACTGTTCCTAaagaggagaaagcagaaagagaatTGAGAAGATCATCTCTTGATAAGcataaaaaagagaaaccttTTAAAACTGGGAGAGGCAGGATTTCTActcctgaaaggaaaatagCTAAAAAGGAACCTAGCACACTCTCCAGAGATgaagtgagaaggaaaaaag CAGTGTATAAGAAAGCTGAACTTGCTAAAAAAACTGAAGTTCAGGGCCACTCTCCctccaggaaaataattttaaaacctgCTATCAAATATACTAGACCAACTCATCTCTCCTGTGTTAAACGGAAGCAGACAG CAGGTGGTGAAACAAACCAGGCTCCTGCTGTATTTaaacaagcaaaggaaaaactcTCA GATGGAGTAAGCAAGAGCCCCGAGAAGCGTTCATCTCTGCCAAGGCCttcctccatcctccctcctcGGCGAGGTGTTTCaggagacagagacagagaggAGAACTCCCTGTCCCTCACATCTTCGCTCTCCTCCTCAGTACGACGGACTACCC GATCAGAGCCAATTCGTAGCAGAACGGGAAAAAGTGGAACTTCTACCCCCACTACTCCTGGCTCCACTGCCATCACTCCAGGGACACCACCAAGCTATGCCTCCCGTACCCCAGGCACTCCAGGGACACCCAGTTACTCCAGAACTCCCCACActcctgggacccccaaatctgCAATACTGGTACCTACTGAGAAAAAAGTTGCCATAATTCGCACTCCTCCTAAATCTCCAGCCACTCCAAAGCAGCTACGAGTTATTAATCAGCCTCTACCTGACCTCAAGAATGTCAGGTCCAAAATTGGGTCAACAGATAATATCAAATACCAGCCTAAAGGAGGGCAG GTACAAATTGTAACCAAGAAGATTGACTTGAGTCATGTGACTTCTAAGTGTGGCTCGCTCAAGAATATCCACCACAAACCAG GAGGTGGGCGTGTGAAAATTGAGAGTGTGAAACTGgatttcaaagaaaaagctCAGGCTAAAGTTGGTTCACTGGAAAATGCCCACCATGTACCTGGTGGTGGTAACGTCAAG aTTGACAGCCAGAAGCTGAACTTCAGAGAGCACGCCAAGGCCCGTGTTGACCACGGGGCTGAGATCATCACGCAGTCACCGGGCAGGTCCAGCATGGCCTCGCCACGCAGACTCAGCAACGTCTCATCCTCCGGAAGCATCAACCTGCTTGAATCACCCCAGCTTGCTACCCTTGCTGAAGATGTCACAGCAGCCCTTGCCAAGCAGGGGTTATGA